The Paenibacillus sp. MBLB1832 genome has a window encoding:
- a CDS encoding IS1595 family transposase — MDLKEIKKLADALNESGKQELVYFLQSRMKPMSAPIRAIDEIQEQKHKAGLVCPHCDSHFVVRFGKYMIKMRTGIVKRQRYRCKACRQTFNDLTNTPLQRTRRPHLWVRFIECMIEGFSLRKCAEQLGDEVTHVTLFYWRHKILSALKQIPTESFQGIVEMDETYFLYSEKGKRNISERKSRKRGGKAKFRGISNEQICVLVARDRQKMTFSGVLGRGRIRTAKLDEAIGGHLSDSNVLCTDSWRAFSSYANSKGLDHYRFKSDGRQRVKGVYHIQNVNSYHSRLKRWIDRFNGVATKYLQHYLAWFRYLDSKEYENTTSNKKNMLVTSCLFTVKDTNSRLRQTSYSS, encoded by the coding sequence AGGAACTTGTATATTTCTTGCAGTCTCGAATGAAACCCATGTCGGCTCCTATTCGTGCAATTGATGAAATCCAGGAGCAAAAGCATAAAGCTGGTCTTGTCTGCCCACATTGCGACAGCCATTTTGTTGTGCGATTTGGAAAATACATGATTAAGATGCGTACTGGAATTGTAAAACGGCAGCGTTACCGCTGCAAAGCCTGCCGTCAAACTTTCAACGATCTTACTAACACGCCTCTTCAACGCACCAGAAGACCTCATCTATGGGTTCGGTTCATCGAATGCATGATTGAGGGCTTTTCACTAAGAAAATGTGCCGAGCAATTGGGTGATGAGGTGACTCATGTAACCTTGTTTTACTGGCGGCATAAGATTCTTTCCGCTCTGAAGCAAATTCCTACCGAATCGTTCCAAGGCATCGTCGAAATGGACGAAACCTATTTCTTGTACTCTGAGAAAGGGAAAAGAAACATCTCTGAACGCAAATCCCGTAAACGCGGCGGCAAAGCTAAATTTCGAGGTATCAGCAACGAACAAATATGCGTATTGGTCGCTCGCGACCGTCAGAAGATGACTTTTTCTGGCGTTCTTGGACGCGGGCGTATTCGTACTGCGAAATTGGATGAAGCGATTGGCGGTCATTTATCAGATTCGAACGTACTTTGTACTGATTCGTGGCGAGCATTTAGTTCGTACGCCAATTCGAAAGGGTTAGACCATTACCGCTTCAAATCAGACGGAAGACAGCGTGTGAAAGGCGTTTACCACATTCAGAACGTGAACAGCTACCATAGCCGACTGAAACGCTGGATTGACCGTTTCAATGGAGTAGCAACGAAGTATTTACAACATTATTTGGCATGGTTCCGTTACTTAGATAGTAAGGAATATGAGAATACAACGTCGAATAAGAAGAATATGTTGGTCACTTCTTGTTTGTTCACTGTAAAGGACACAAATAGCAGACTTCGACAAACCTCTTATTCCTCATGA